One Thauera sp. K11 DNA window includes the following coding sequences:
- the istA gene encoding IS21 family transposase yields MADIIMANRRIAMRKIRQVLRLALDAGVSRRSISRSLGLSRDVVTDYLTRAAAAGLTWPLPPDLDDAQLEDRLFPPLAVNLHRKPEPDWSVIHQEMKRKGATLQVLHEEFLADQPNGIGYSLFCERYRDWTKGLKGYLRQVHIAGERVFVDYAGPTIGIRNPETGEVLNAQIFVGILGASNYTYAEAHWSQQIPDWISAHVRMLEFFGGAPEVIVCDNLKSAVTKASRSEPKLHPIYQHLADHYGLLIIPARARKPKDKAKVENAVLVVERWILFRLRKRVFSSLAELNAAIIALLDDLNDRPFQKISGSRRSQFEAIDSPALKALPTTAFEYTEFRKVVVGLDGCFDVDGSFYSVPYRLCRKPVELRITANLIEVLHQGRRVASHERTASKDPVIDPQHLRPNDRYFGMWAADQELAWAATVGSKTKEFLGQLLVGIKVKEQGYRAAGALKRIEKEYGAERLEAACSRALDIGARSLTSVRSILNTGLDRQKVPEKDIQEAAFHHPNVRGSGYYH; encoded by the coding sequence GTGGCGGACATCATCATGGCCAACAGGAGAATTGCCATGCGCAAAATACGGCAGGTGTTACGACTTGCCCTCGACGCCGGCGTGAGCCGGCGGAGCATTTCCAGGAGCCTCGGGCTTAGCAGAGATGTAGTCACTGACTACTTGACTCGGGCAGCCGCCGCAGGGCTCACGTGGCCGCTGCCGCCTGATCTCGATGATGCTCAGCTTGAGGACCGCTTATTTCCACCTCTTGCCGTCAATCTTCACAGAAAGCCTGAGCCAGATTGGTCGGTGATCCATCAGGAGATGAAGCGCAAGGGCGCGACACTCCAGGTCTTGCATGAAGAGTTCCTAGCGGACCAGCCAAACGGGATCGGCTACAGCTTGTTTTGTGAACGTTACCGGGACTGGACAAAGGGGCTTAAGGGGTACTTGAGGCAAGTTCACATCGCCGGTGAGCGGGTGTTCGTCGATTATGCGGGACCGACAATCGGCATTCGGAATCCGGAAACAGGCGAGGTCCTAAACGCCCAGATCTTTGTAGGGATCCTTGGCGCATCAAATTATACGTACGCCGAGGCGCACTGGAGCCAGCAGATACCCGATTGGATCTCAGCGCACGTGCGGATGCTTGAATTTTTCGGTGGCGCACCCGAGGTCATCGTTTGCGATAACTTGAAATCGGCGGTGACCAAGGCGAGCCGCAGCGAACCAAAACTTCATCCGATCTATCAGCACTTGGCTGACCACTATGGGCTACTGATTATCCCAGCAAGAGCGCGTAAGCCGAAGGATAAGGCGAAGGTCGAGAATGCAGTGCTCGTGGTTGAGCGCTGGATCCTATTCCGGCTGCGCAAACGAGTGTTCTCATCGCTTGCAGAACTCAACGCAGCAATCATCGCACTACTCGACGATCTGAATGACCGGCCATTTCAGAAGATCTCTGGATCACGGCGCAGCCAGTTTGAGGCTATTGACAGTCCGGCCCTCAAGGCGCTGCCGACAACAGCCTTCGAGTACACCGAGTTTCGCAAGGTGGTGGTCGGACTAGATGGCTGCTTCGACGTCGATGGCAGTTTCTATAGCGTGCCCTACAGGTTATGCCGAAAACCGGTCGAACTACGCATCACGGCCAACCTCATTGAGGTTCTCCATCAAGGCCGACGTGTTGCAAGCCACGAGCGCACGGCCAGTAAGGACCCTGTGATCGACCCGCAGCACCTGCGCCCTAATGATCGCTATTTTGGAATGTGGGCTGCTGATCAAGAACTGGCGTGGGCGGCCACCGTCGGCTCGAAAACAAAGGAATTCCTTGGACAATTGCTCGTTGGCATCAAAGTCAAGGAGCAAGGCTACCGCGCTGCAGGTGCATTAAAAAGGATAGAAAAAGAGTATGGAGCTGAGCGCCTAGAGGCTGCCTGTAGTCGCGCTCTGGACATCGGCGCCCGGTCGCTCACCAGTGTACGCTCCATTCTAAATACAGGTCTGGATCGCCAGAAAGTGCCCGAGAAGGACATCCAAGAGGCCGCTTTCCATCACCCCAATGTACGCGGGTCTGGCTATTACCACTGA
- the istB gene encoding IS21-like element helper ATPase IstB, which produces MMTNETLRKLNEMKLFGMAKGFEEQLSSTMTGPLSFEERLGLLVDQEVTWRENRRLQRLLQLAKLRESACVEDIDYRPGRGLERSEIASLALCNWIRHGHNLIITGPTGGGKTWLACAVGNQACRHGLSVNFQRLPLLVEDLAVSHGDGSFRRRLQQLAKVDLLILDDFGMAAMNAVGRNDLLEVIECRNGTRSTLITSQLPVDRWHDYLSGGNPTVADAILDRLVSGSYRLELKGESMRKQRSKKLANA; this is translated from the coding sequence ATGATGACAAACGAGACTCTCCGGAAATTAAACGAAATGAAGCTATTTGGGATGGCCAAGGGCTTCGAGGAACAACTCTCCAGCACGATGACTGGCCCGCTGAGCTTCGAGGAGCGGCTCGGTCTCTTAGTCGACCAAGAGGTTACCTGGCGTGAGAATCGTCGACTTCAGCGTCTGTTGCAGCTTGCCAAGCTACGCGAAAGCGCCTGTGTCGAGGACATTGACTATCGGCCTGGGCGTGGGCTTGAGCGCTCTGAAATCGCGTCGCTAGCACTATGTAACTGGATCCGACACGGACACAACTTGATTATCACCGGCCCCACCGGCGGGGGCAAAACTTGGCTTGCCTGCGCAGTGGGCAACCAAGCATGCCGACACGGATTGTCGGTGAATTTCCAGCGCCTACCACTGCTGGTTGAGGACTTGGCTGTATCACACGGCGACGGAAGCTTCCGCAGACGGCTGCAGCAGTTGGCCAAGGTTGATCTTTTGATCCTTGACGACTTTGGAATGGCAGCTATGAACGCCGTGGGACGGAATGACTTGCTTGAGGTAATTGAGTGCAGAAATGGTACGCGTTCAACATTGATAACGAGCCAGTTGCCAGTGGACCGATGGCATGACTACTTGAGCGGCGGCAACCCCACCGTCGCCGATGCGATTCTGGACAGGTTGGTAAGCGGGTCATATCGCCTTGAGCTCAAAGGGGAGTCTATGCGGAAGCAACGCAGCAAGAAGCTGGCCAACGCCTGA
- a CDS encoding DUF1016 N-terminal domain-containing protein — translation MSQVPAITAAGSLHAELRALIASSRQRLAGAVNAELTRLYWTIGQRLDAEVLGGERASYGTALLDQCVIHPNTTTQSDPNPTSHSG, via the coding sequence ATGAGCCAAGTGCCTGCGATCACTGCGGCCGGCAGCCTGCACGCCGAGCTGCGTGCACTCATCGCCAGCAGCCGCCAGCGTCTGGCCGGCGCCGTGAATGCGGAGCTGACGCGCCTGTACTGGACCATTGGGCAGCGGCTGGATGCCGAGGTACTGGGTGGCGAACGAGCCAGCTACGGCACCGCGTTGCTCGATCAGTGCGTAATTCACCCCAATACCACCACGCAATCTGACCCAAACCCTACCAGCCATTCCGGTTGA
- a CDS encoding class I SAM-dependent DNA methyltransferase gives MARTPQVAHDIGAKLWSLCHVLRDDGVTYHQYLSELTYLLFLKMMKETGQENRLKVWKPIERKKGAPKVEQDGIRWDDLLNAPAPDRLDIYKEMLLDYGLHGQGSVLQIYANANTFITKPATLSKLVTDIDALDWYSVQRDDLGDLYEDLLERNATEKKSGAGQYFTPRHLIDSIVAVMKPQLRDVIQDPAAGTCGFLIAANNYLRATNDFDSLDEAAQRRYRHGTFHGMELVQDTHRLALMNMLLHGIEGGVAYGDTLGEEGTRLPAATLILSNPPFGTKKGGGLPTRTDLTFETSNKQFAFLQHIYRNLAPGGRAAVVLPDNVLFESNVGTSIRRDLMDKCNLHTILRLPTGIFYAQGVKTNVLFFSKGEKTDKGNTKEVWVYDMRANMPQFGKRTPFTRDYFRTPADASASVPRDKFEDVFGPDPKGGLEALAQRVDTGETGRWRKFTREQIATRGDNLDLAWLKDDSADTAQQQGEEPAMLARLAMREMQAALAELRALVEALGEDPDAELEELLPDDAASPDAEDTAQGTPA, from the coding sequence ATGGCAAGAACCCCGCAAGTCGCACACGACATCGGCGCCAAACTCTGGTCGCTGTGCCATGTGCTGCGTGACGATGGTGTCACCTATCACCAATATCTGAGTGAACTGACCTATCTGCTCTTTCTCAAGATGATGAAAGAGACAGGCCAAGAAAACCGGCTCAAGGTCTGGAAGCCCATTGAACGCAAAAAGGGCGCGCCCAAGGTCGAGCAGGACGGCATCCGCTGGGACGATTTGTTGAATGCCCCCGCGCCGGACCGCCTGGATATCTACAAGGAAATGCTGCTGGACTACGGCTTGCACGGTCAGGGCTCGGTCTTGCAGATCTACGCCAACGCCAATACCTTCATTACCAAGCCCGCCACACTCAGCAAGCTGGTGACCGACATCGACGCGCTCGACTGGTACAGCGTACAGCGCGACGATCTCGGCGACCTGTACGAAGACCTGCTGGAACGCAATGCCACCGAGAAGAAGAGTGGGGCAGGCCAATACTTCACCCCCCGCCATCTGATCGACAGCATCGTGGCCGTGATGAAGCCGCAGTTGCGCGACGTGATCCAGGATCCGGCGGCGGGTACCTGCGGTTTCCTGATCGCGGCCAACAACTACTTGCGTGCCACCAACGATTTCGACAGCCTGGACGAAGCCGCCCAGCGCCGCTACCGCCACGGCACTTTCCATGGCATGGAGCTGGTGCAGGATACGCACCGCCTGGCCTTGATGAACATGCTGCTGCACGGCATCGAGGGCGGCGTGGCCTATGGAGACACCCTGGGCGAAGAAGGCACACGGCTTCCTGCCGCCACGCTCATCCTCTCCAACCCGCCTTTTGGCACCAAGAAAGGTGGCGGCCTGCCCACGCGCACCGACCTCACCTTCGAGACCAGCAACAAGCAGTTCGCCTTTCTGCAGCATATCTACCGCAACCTGGCACCGGGCGGCCGCGCGGCCGTGGTGCTACCCGACAACGTGCTGTTCGAAAGCAATGTAGGCACCAGCATCCGCCGCGACCTGATGGACAAGTGCAACCTGCACACCATCCTGCGCCTGCCCACGGGCATCTTCTACGCTCAGGGCGTCAAGACCAACGTGCTCTTCTTCTCCAAGGGTGAAAAGACCGACAAGGGCAACACCAAAGAAGTGTGGGTGTACGACATGCGTGCCAACATGCCTCAGTTCGGCAAGCGCACCCCGTTCACACGCGACTACTTCCGCACTCCGGCCGATGCATCGGCCAGCGTGCCGCGCGACAAGTTTGAAGACGTATTCGGCCCCGATCCCAAAGGTGGCCTGGAGGCGCTGGCGCAGCGTGTGGACACGGGCGAAACCGGCCGCTGGCGCAAGTTCACCCGCGAGCAGATCGCCACGCGCGGCGACAATCTGGATCTGGCCTGGCTCAAGGACGACAGTGCCGACACCGCGCAGCAGCAGGGCGAAGAACCCGCCATGCTGGCCCGCCTGGCCATGCGCGAGATGCAGGCCGCGCTGGCCGAGCTGCGCGCCTTGGTGGAAGCGCTGGGCGAAGATCCAGACGCCGAACTGGAAGAACTGCTACCGGACGACGCGGCAAGCCCTGACGCCGAAGACACCGCACAGGGAACGCCGGCATGA
- the hsdR gene encoding type I restriction-modification system endonuclease — protein sequence MQQNIRSNFDMLKAYEPQLWRLGALAERYFAEDPNTSLLKLRQFAELLAQSLAARGGLFATQEESQYELIRRLSSENLLPREIKQVFDQIRVTGNAANHALAGDHAKALATLKLSWQLSLWFHRTFKQPEYRSGPFVPPAPPENESQELQQELAKLRQAASEYQTKHEQATSALEAVQTQLTALSEERDVWEQIATESDRAKAELAVQLANLQTLALAAPSGSLASLVASANKAATLVELDESQTRRIIDAQLRQAGWEADTETLRYSRGARPVKGRNLAIAEWPCDGYSADYALFQGLVPMAVVEAKRASKDVSADLQQSKRYSRSFSPSVETQLHARNWGAQAEFRVPFVFATNGRPYLRQLATKSGIWFCDLRLPQNRSTALDGWYSPEGLQALLRQDESRAHAALDNTPFDYGFPLRYYQQEAIRETEIRIAQGQRDILLAMATGTGKTKTCIALIYRLLKAQRFRRILFLVDRSALGEQAANAFKDTRMERLQTFADTFGIKELDVQAPDADTAVHIATVQGMMRRVLFPAEGVAPPTVDQYDCIVIDECHRGYTLDREMSDTELSFRGFDDYISKYRRVLDYFDAVKIGLTATPALHTTEIFGPPAYSYSYREAVVDGYLVDYEPPIQIHTQLTEQGMTWKVGEEVKVYNAQLSQIDLFKAPDEITLKVEDFNRKVITRPFNEAVCSYLAQEIDPSGRRKTLIFCVSSDHADMVVDVLKAALETQYGSVEDDAVIKITGNADKPLELIRRFKNERLPNVAVTVDLLTTGIDVPEICNLVFLRQVNSRILFDQMLGRATRLCEFDGEAKDTFRVFDAVRIFEAIGNMTEMKPVVVNPKISFKQLEHELTQVQSDEARELLREQFLAKLQVKKRHLKGQAAQDFETKAGMSPDAFIKKLKALSLAEVAAWFTQNPDLGEILDRQSAGNGQPVYVSDHPDEFLRAERGYGKASKPQDYLDEFKAFINSHGNELPALITVLTKPRDLTRKQLKELILALDQAGFSEARLATAWREMSNQDIAARIVGYIRQAALGDALLPYSERVDHALQALLANPPGGKPWTNPQRDWLKRIAAQTKANLLVDREALDDPDLLFKREGGGFTRLDKLFNGQLQPVLDAFNDALWAQPAQSA from the coding sequence ATGCAGCAGAATATCCGCTCGAACTTCGACATGCTGAAGGCTTACGAGCCTCAATTGTGGCGCCTTGGTGCGCTGGCCGAACGATATTTTGCTGAAGACCCCAACACTAGCCTGCTCAAGCTCAGGCAGTTCGCGGAACTGCTGGCGCAGTCGCTGGCCGCTCGTGGCGGGCTGTTCGCCACGCAAGAGGAAAGTCAGTATGAGCTGATCCGTCGGCTATCGAGCGAAAATCTGCTCCCTCGCGAGATCAAGCAAGTCTTTGATCAAATTCGTGTCACGGGCAACGCCGCCAACCATGCGCTGGCAGGTGACCATGCCAAGGCGCTGGCGACGCTCAAGCTGTCCTGGCAATTGAGTCTCTGGTTTCATCGTACCTTCAAGCAGCCTGAATACCGGTCAGGCCCATTTGTGCCGCCTGCCCCTCCTGAAAATGAGTCACAGGAGTTGCAGCAGGAATTGGCCAAGCTGCGGCAGGCAGCCTCGGAATATCAGACCAAGCATGAGCAAGCCACTTCGGCGCTGGAAGCGGTACAAACGCAACTGACTGCCCTCAGTGAAGAACGCGACGTATGGGAACAGATCGCTACCGAGTCTGACCGGGCCAAGGCCGAACTGGCCGTGCAATTGGCGAACTTGCAGACTCTGGCCCTGGCTGCACCTTCTGGCAGCTTGGCCAGCCTGGTCGCCTCCGCCAACAAGGCTGCCACGCTGGTCGAACTGGATGAGTCACAAACCCGCCGCATCATCGACGCGCAATTGCGTCAGGCTGGCTGGGAAGCCGACACCGAGACGCTTCGATACAGCCGAGGGGCTCGCCCGGTGAAAGGGCGCAATCTGGCCATCGCCGAATGGCCATGCGACGGCTACTCGGCCGACTATGCCCTGTTCCAAGGTCTGGTGCCCATGGCGGTGGTCGAAGCCAAGCGTGCCAGCAAGGATGTCTCGGCGGATCTCCAGCAGAGCAAACGCTACAGCCGTAGCTTCTCGCCCAGTGTGGAAACGCAGCTGCATGCGCGGAACTGGGGCGCCCAAGCGGAGTTCCGCGTTCCCTTCGTGTTTGCCACCAATGGCCGTCCCTACCTTCGGCAACTGGCCACCAAGAGCGGTATCTGGTTCTGCGATCTTCGTCTTCCTCAGAATCGCAGCACGGCCCTGGATGGCTGGTACTCGCCAGAAGGCCTGCAAGCACTCCTGCGCCAGGATGAGAGCAGGGCCCATGCAGCGCTGGACAACACGCCTTTCGATTACGGCTTCCCGCTGCGTTACTACCAGCAAGAGGCCATCCGGGAAACGGAAATCCGGATCGCCCAAGGCCAGCGCGACATCCTGCTGGCCATGGCGACGGGCACCGGCAAGACCAAGACCTGCATCGCACTCATCTATCGTTTGCTGAAGGCCCAGCGCTTTCGCCGCATTCTCTTTCTGGTGGATCGATCCGCCCTGGGAGAGCAGGCGGCCAACGCCTTCAAGGACACACGCATGGAGCGTCTGCAAACCTTTGCCGACACCTTCGGCATCAAGGAACTGGACGTTCAAGCGCCTGACGCCGATACGGCCGTGCACATCGCTACCGTTCAGGGCATGATGCGGCGCGTGTTGTTTCCGGCCGAAGGCGTGGCTCCACCGACGGTGGACCAGTATGACTGCATCGTCATCGATGAATGCCACCGCGGCTACACGCTCGACCGCGAAATGTCGGACACGGAACTCAGTTTCCGGGGCTTTGACGACTACATTTCCAAGTATCGCCGAGTGCTGGACTACTTCGATGCCGTCAAGATCGGCCTGACCGCCACGCCCGCGCTGCATACCACCGAAATCTTCGGTCCCCCTGCTTACAGCTACAGCTACCGCGAGGCGGTGGTAGACGGCTACCTGGTCGATTACGAGCCCCCTATTCAGATTCACACACAACTCACCGAACAAGGCATGACCTGGAAGGTCGGTGAAGAGGTCAAGGTCTATAACGCCCAGCTCAGTCAAATCGACCTGTTTAAGGCGCCGGATGAAATCACGCTCAAGGTCGAAGACTTCAATCGCAAGGTGATCACGCGACCGTTCAACGAGGCGGTGTGCAGTTATCTGGCCCAGGAAATTGACCCCAGCGGGCGGCGTAAGACCTTGATTTTCTGCGTCAGCAGTGACCATGCCGACATGGTGGTGGATGTGCTCAAGGCCGCGCTCGAAACCCAGTATGGCAGCGTGGAAGACGATGCCGTCATCAAGATCACCGGCAATGCCGACAAGCCGCTGGAACTGATCCGCCGCTTCAAAAACGAGCGCCTGCCCAATGTCGCAGTCACCGTCGATCTGCTCACCACTGGGATCGATGTTCCGGAGATCTGCAACCTAGTGTTCCTGCGGCAGGTCAACAGCCGCATCCTGTTCGACCAGATGCTTGGCCGCGCCACGCGTCTGTGCGAGTTCGACGGTGAGGCCAAGGACACCTTCCGGGTCTTCGATGCCGTGCGCATTTTCGAAGCCATCGGCAACATGACCGAGATGAAGCCCGTAGTGGTCAACCCGAAGATCTCGTTCAAGCAGCTCGAGCACGAGCTCACCCAAGTGCAATCGGACGAGGCGCGTGAACTGCTGCGCGAACAATTCCTGGCCAAGCTGCAGGTCAAGAAACGCCACCTCAAGGGACAGGCGGCCCAGGACTTCGAGACCAAGGCCGGCATGAGCCCGGATGCCTTCATCAAAAAGCTCAAGGCATTGAGCTTGGCCGAGGTCGCCGCATGGTTCACCCAGAACCCCGATCTTGGCGAAATCCTCGACCGCCAATCCGCGGGCAATGGCCAGCCTGTGTACGTGTCCGATCACCCAGATGAATTCCTGCGTGCCGAGCGCGGCTACGGCAAGGCCAGCAAGCCGCAAGACTATCTGGATGAATTCAAGGCCTTCATCAACAGCCATGGCAACGAGCTGCCAGCTTTGATCACTGTGCTGACCAAGCCGCGAGACCTCACACGCAAGCAACTCAAGGAATTGATCCTCGCACTGGATCAGGCCGGCTTCAGCGAAGCACGTCTGGCCACCGCCTGGCGCGAGATGAGCAATCAGGACATCGCTGCCCGCATCGTCGGCTACATTCGCCAGGCGGCGCTGGGTGACGCCTTGCTACCCTACAGCGAACGCGTGGATCACGCGCTGCAGGCGCTGCTCGCCAATCCGCCCGGCGGCAAACCTTGGACCAACCCGCAGCGCGACTGGCTCAAGCGCATCGCCGCGCAGACCAAGGCCAATCTGTTGGTGGATCGCGAAGCGCTGGACGATCCCGACCTGCTCTTCAAGCGCGAAGGCGGCGGCTTCACCCGCCTGGACAAACTCTTCAACGGTCAGCTCCAGCCCGTGCTGGATGCTTTCAACGATGCACTCTGGGCGCAGCCTGCCCAAAGTGCCTGA
- a CDS encoding Fic family protein, with protein MIAIHSVQITPEILKLIASIDEFKGAWHALGALAPDRLSALRRTAIIESVGASARIEGNRLSNREVERLLSTPRIKSCSTPDKQEVVGYAEVMKRVLSSWQDLALTEHQIKQLHRDLLTHSEKDAWHRGNYKTSKNGVAACGEDGKPLAVVFETASPFDTPRLLAELVMWFNEERDAARFHPLLLIGIWGAVFLAIHPFQDGNGRLSRVLTTLLLLQAGYAHVPYSSLESVIEQSKEAYYLALRQTQATIRTESPNWQPWLLFFLRALAEQVRRLQRKVEHEKAVLAALPELSLQIVEFAREHGRITMGDAIRLTAGNRNTLKQHFRVLVGRGHLLQHGAGRGVWYEFA; from the coding sequence ATGATTGCCATCCATTCCGTCCAAATCACGCCGGAAATCCTCAAGCTCATCGCCAGCATCGATGAGTTCAAGGGTGCCTGGCATGCCCTCGGCGCCCTGGCACCTGATCGGCTCTCCGCCTTGCGCCGAACGGCCATCATCGAGAGCGTCGGGGCATCCGCCCGTATCGAAGGCAACAGGCTGTCGAACCGGGAGGTCGAGCGCCTGCTGTCTACTCCCCGGATCAAATCCTGCTCGACACCCGATAAACAGGAGGTGGTCGGCTACGCTGAAGTCATGAAACGGGTGTTGTCGTCCTGGCAAGACCTCGCGCTGACCGAACACCAGATCAAGCAGTTGCACCGCGATCTGCTGACACACAGCGAGAAGGACGCCTGGCACCGCGGCAACTACAAGACCTCCAAGAACGGCGTGGCCGCCTGCGGTGAAGACGGCAAGCCGTTGGCTGTGGTGTTCGAAACCGCCTCCCCCTTCGACACGCCACGCCTGTTGGCCGAACTGGTCATGTGGTTCAACGAAGAACGCGACGCCGCACGATTCCACCCCCTGCTGCTCATCGGCATCTGGGGGGCGGTCTTTCTGGCGATCCACCCCTTCCAGGACGGCAACGGCCGACTCAGCCGCGTGCTGACGACCTTGCTGCTGTTGCAGGCCGGCTATGCCCACGTGCCCTACAGCTCCCTCGAAAGCGTGATCGAGCAGAGTAAGGAGGCTTACTACCTGGCGCTGCGGCAAACGCAAGCAACCATCCGCACGGAATCGCCGAACTGGCAGCCCTGGCTGCTTTTCTTTCTACGGGCACTGGCGGAGCAGGTTCGTCGCCTTCAGCGCAAGGTGGAGCACGAGAAGGCCGTACTCGCGGCGCTGCCCGAACTCTCGCTGCAGATCGTCGAGTTCGCGCGGGAGCATGGGCGCATCACCATGGGCGATGCGATCAGGCTGACGGCGGGCAACCGCAACACGCTCAAACAGCATTTCCGTGTTTTGGTGGGACGTGGGCATCTCCTGCAGCACGGAGCTGGCCGGGGTGTCTGGTACGAGTTCGCATAG